Proteins found in one Hevea brasiliensis isolate MT/VB/25A 57/8 chromosome 18, ASM3005281v1, whole genome shotgun sequence genomic segment:
- the LOC131175918 gene encoding uncharacterized protein LOC131175918, with translation MKKPLVGVYELDAMSMFNAKFDALTRKMDKLSMKVDSSIGGSSHTEDVGTGNIHCINGFPSYGQEFGNEQVDFVGNYNQKSVEEKKKEDKDKNEFTSNHDEVNEEANKKKEIEKEEEEKYVPPTPYKPPLPYPQRFQKAKLDKQFENFLEVLKKLYINIPFTDAISQMPSYTKFLKEILSNKRRLEDYETVALTEECSAFLQNKLPLKLKDPGSFSIPCHIGDTSIEKTLCDLGASVSLMPLSICEKLKVGDLKPTTISLPLADKSIKYPVGILENVQLKVGKFFIPVDFVVLEMEEDIHISIMLGRPFLPTAGPIIDVKNDRLTLKVGEEEVEFNLNQNLKKHHGVDPCLRVDVIDEIVEAEFKEKYPEDPLENCLVHSRTTKDENPKVEAFAQILEATQEVVGDQVLQVEELKYEVAQPSLLDEKDAPKVDLKPLPSTLRYTFLGPNSTYPVIINANLSDVQVEKLLRELRAHRKVIGYTIDDIKGINPILCMHRILLEDNFKPTVEHQRRLNPNMKEVVKKEVLKLLEAGIIYHISDSSWVSPVHVVPKKGGVTVVKNENNELIPTRIVTGWRMCIDYRKLNSATRKDHFPLPFIDQMLERGIEVDKAKVEVIEKMPLPTSVKGIRSFLGHAGFYRRFIKDFSKIAKPLTNLLNHDVPFNFDHACFDSYNRLKEALTIAPIMQPPDWSLPFEIMCDASDFTVGAVLGQKKEKRSYAIYYANKTLDDAQVNYAITEKEFLAVVFAVEKFRAYLVGSKVIVYTDHAAIRYLMNKKETKPRLIRWVLLLQEFDL, from the exons atgaagaaaCCACTAGTTGGTGTATATGAATTAGATGCCATGAGTatgttcaatgccaaatttgatgctttgACGAGAAAAATGGATAAGTTAAGCATGAAGGTTGACTCATCAATTGGAGGATCTAGTCATACAGAAGATGTTGGTACAGGAAATATACATTGTATCAATGGTTTTCCTTCCTATGGGCAAGAGTTTGGAAATGAGCAAGTTGATTTTGTTGGGAATTACAATCAGAAATCAGTTG aggaaaagaagaaagaagataaAGACAAGAATGAATTCACTTCGAATCATGATGAAGTTAATGAGGAAGCAAACAAGAAAAAGGAAATTGAAAAAGAGGAAGAGGAAAAGTATGTGCCTCCAACACCATATAAGCCACCATTACCATATCCTcaaaggtttcagaaagcaaagCTAGATAAGCAGTTTGAAAATTTTTTGGAAGTTTTGAAGAAGTTATACATCAACATTCCATTTACAGATGCAATTTCTCAAATGCCCTCATATACTAAATTCCTAAAAGAAATTTTGTCAAACAAGAGGAGATTAGAAGATTATGAAACTGTGGCATTAACAGAGGAGTGTAGTGCTTTCTTACAGAATAAACTTCCACTAAAATTGAAGGATCCAGGAAGTTTCTCTATTCCTTGTCACATTGGGGATACTAGTATTGAAAAAACATTGTGTGATCTTGGAGCTAGTGTAAGCTTGATGCCACTCTCCATCTGTGAAAAGCTAAAGGTAGGAGATTTGAAGCCCACCACCATTTCTTTGCCACTAGCTGATAAATCTATCAAATATCCAGTGGGAATTTTGGAGAATGTACAAttgaaggttggaaaatttttTATTCCTGTGGATTTTGTGGTTCTTGAAATGGAAGAGGATATTCACATATCTATCATGTTGGGAAGGCCATTTTTACCCACAGCAGGGCCTATAATTGATGTAAAGAACGACAGATTGACATTAAAAGTTGGAGAAGAGGAGGTGGAATTTAATTTGAATCAGAATTTAAAGAAACATCATGGAGTTGATCCTTGTTTAAGGGTGGatgttattgatgagattgtggaaGCAGAATTTAAGGAAAAATATCCTGAGGACCCTTTGGAGAATTGTTTGGTACATAGTAGAACAACAAAGGATGAAAATCCTAAAGTTGAAGCTTTTGCTCAAATCTTGGAAGCTACTCAAGAAGTTGTAGGAGATCAAGTTTTGCAAGTTGAAGAATTGAAATATGAAGTTGCACAACCATCTTTACTAGATGAGAAGGACGCACCAAAGGTAGACCTCAAACCACTTCCATCTACATTAAGGTATACTTTTCTTGGACCTAATTCAACTTATCCTGTcattattaatgcaaatttgagtgatgtacaagttgaaaaattgctgaGAGAGTTAAGAGCACATAGGAAAGTCATTGGTTACACCATTGATGACATAAAAGGTATAAACCCTATCTTGTGCATGCATAGGATTCTTTTAGAAGATAATTTTAAGCCTACCGTAGAACATCAAAGAAGGTTAAATCCTAATATGAAAGAGGTGGTGAAGAAAGAAGTCTTGAAACTGCTTGAAGCTGGGATCATTTATCATATTTCTGATAGTAGTTGGGTAAGCCCAGTTCATGTGGTTCCTAAGAAAGGAGGTGTGACCGttgtaaaaaatgaaaataatgaattgatacctaCTAGAATTGTCACAGGGTGGAGGATGTGTATAGATTACAGGAAGCTCAATAGTGCTACTAGGAAAGACCATTTTCCCTTGCCTtttattgatcaaatgttagagag AGGAATTGAAGTGGACAAGGCCAAAGTAGAAGTGATTGAGAAGATGCCTCTACCAACTTCAGTGAAAGGAATTAGAAGTTTTCTTGGGCATGCTGGGTTCTACCGGCGATTTATAAAGGATTTTTCAAAAATTGCTAAACCTCTTACTAATTTGTTAAATCATGATGTTCCTTTTAATTTTGACCACGCTTGTTTTGATTCTTATAATAGGTTGAAGGAAGCTCTAACAATAGCCCCTATCATGCAACCTCCGGATTGGTCATTgccatttgaaattatgtgtgatgctagtgacTTTACTGTGGGAGCTGTACTTGGTCAGAAGAAAGAGAAGAGGTCTTATGCAATTTATTATGCCAACAAAACTTTAGATGATGCTCAAGTAAATTATGCCATCACTGAGAAAGAATTTTTAGCTGTGGTATTTGCTGTGGAAAAGTTCAGAGCATATTTGGTTGGATCGAAAGTGATTGTCTATACAGACCATGCAGCCATAAGATATTTGATGAATAAAAAAGAAACAAAGCCAAGACTGATAAGATGGGTTCTATTGCTACAggagtttgatttataa